From the genome of Helicobacter pylori, one region includes:
- a CDS encoding bifunctional diaminohydroxyphosphoribosylaminopyrimidine deaminase/5-amino-6-(5-phosphoribosylamino)uracil reductase: MRLYESLLEICLNKAWEHQTLALENPSVACMVLDKHHEILSLETHKKANTPHAEVLATKSALKILRPSLKNDLEKLEDPKTLSDFLKTHHDNAFKDCVFLITLEPCNSYGKTPACSELLEILKPKRVVIAAEENGAKKGGLARLKKARIEGVVCYNLENKAKDLLLPFRIMEQKERFNLFKLALRMNGDYHHGKITGQKSVIFTHNQRAVCDTLIISGKTIRTDNPLLDARFCDSFYQNKNPNIAILSKRSINPNSKVFSAPNRLVNTFHDPKDLPLEKGFNFIEGGWELFESLRDKTDALLLHSHASMISEAFNTLALKTPFKGRLLHVQILENEALLWIENS; the protein is encoded by the coding sequence ATGAGACTTTATGAGAGTTTATTAGAAATTTGCTTGAATAAGGCGTGGGAGCATCAAACCCTAGCATTAGAAAACCCAAGCGTGGCTTGCATGGTGCTAGATAAACACCATGAGATCTTAAGTTTAGAAACCCACAAGAAAGCCAACACCCCGCATGCAGAAGTCTTAGCCACCAAATCAGCGTTAAAGATTTTACGCCCCAGTTTAAAAAACGATTTAGAAAAATTAGAAGACCCTAAAACTTTAAGCGATTTTTTAAAAACGCACCACGATAACGCTTTTAAAGACTGCGTTTTTTTAATCACCTTAGAGCCATGCAATTCTTATGGCAAAACCCCAGCGTGCAGCGAATTGTTAGAAATTTTAAAGCCTAAAAGAGTGGTCATTGCCGCAGAAGAAAACGGGGCTAAAAAAGGGGGTTTAGCAAGGCTAAAAAAGGCTCGTATTGAAGGAGTGGTTTGTTACAATTTAGAAAACAAGGCTAAAGACTTGCTCTTGCCTTTTAGGATAATGGAACAAAAGGAGCGTTTTAATTTGTTCAAGCTCGCTTTAAGGATGAATGGGGATTATCATCATGGCAAGATCACTGGGCAAAAAAGCGTTATTTTCACGCACAACCAGCGAGCGGTATGCGACACTCTCATCATTTCTGGGAAAACCATAAGAACGGATAACCCCTTATTAGACGCTCGCTTTTGCGATAGCTTTTATCAAAATAAAAACCCCAATATCGCTATTTTATCCAAGCGTTCAATCAACCCCAATTCCAAAGTTTTTTCTGCGCCTAATCGATTAGTTAATACTTTCCATGACCCCAAAGATTTACCCCTAGAGAAGGGGTTTAATTTCATTGAAGGGGGGTGGGAATTGTTTGAGAGCTTGAGGGATAAAACAGACGCATTGCTTTTGCATTCGCATGCGTCTATGATTAGCGAAGCGTTTAACACGCTCGCTCTAAAAACCCCTTTTAAAGGGCGGTTGTTGCATGTGCAAATCTTAGAAAATGAAGCCCTTTTATGGATAGAAAACTCTTAA
- a CDS encoding tRNA1(Val) (adenine(37)-N6)-methyltransferase — protein MDRKLLRLYQPLNAYSYNSDSLFLYDFLRPFIKNSGAVLDIGSGCGVLGLLCARDNPLAIVHLVEKDSKMAFCSQKNALKFPNAQVFESDFLDFNPPILYDVIVCNPPFYALGSIKSQNKGHARHQSELNFVSLAAKVKKCLKPKGYFIFCYEALSLCLVIESLKSVKLTLETLRFVQSFKDKNAHLMLGAARNNSKSTLKVLPPLITHNSKNQSDNTKEVLTIYQICNTYSIKALLN, from the coding sequence ATGGATAGAAAACTCTTAAGATTATACCAGCCTTTAAACGCTTATTCTTACAATAGTGATTCGCTTTTTTTATACGATTTTTTACGCCCTTTTATCAAAAATAGCGGTGCGGTTTTAGACATAGGTTCAGGGTGTGGGGTTTTAGGCTTACTCTGCGCTAGAGACAACCCGCTAGCGATCGTTCATTTAGTGGAAAAGGATAGCAAAATGGCGTTTTGTTCCCAAAAAAACGCTCTTAAATTCCCTAACGCTCAAGTGTTTGAGAGCGATTTTTTAGATTTCAACCCTCCGATTTTGTATGATGTGATTGTGTGCAACCCTCCTTTTTATGCCTTAGGCTCTATCAAATCTCAAAATAAAGGGCATGCGAGGCATCAGAGCGAATTAAACTTCGTTTCTTTAGCGGCTAAAGTGAAAAAATGCCTGAAACCTAAAGGGTATTTTATTTTTTGCTATGAAGCCTTGTCGCTTTGCTTGGTCATAGAGAGCTTAAAAAGCGTTAAACTCACGCTAGAAACTTTAAGGTTTGTCCAAAGTTTTAAAGACAAAAACGCTCATTTGATGCTTGGAGCGGCTAGGAATAATTCCAAAAGCACTCTGAAAGTTTTGCCCCCTTTAATCACGCACAATTCCAAAAACCAAAGCGACAACACCAAAGAAGTTCTAACCATCTATCAAATTTGTAACACTTATTCTATCAAAGCACTTTTAAATTAG
- a CDS encoding heavy metal translocating P-type ATPase produces MKCSHCQLEFKESELFKEVINHKELYFCCMGCARVYALLSDLNLESFYDKLNDSTLAPVTPQNSMSALELEQALEENHKGDFILNLLLEKTHCNACLWLNQKVLERLKGVKKVSVNFTTHHLQIVFDQSLNPKEIVQKIESLGYGAKIYNAKNYALKAQKEQRSYLLTLSVGFFATMNLMFIAIAKYASYGAGMDKLMQRNLDLVSLFLSLLVLVVVGRFFIKGAFYGLKNGVLGMDLSVSFGALSAFVYSVYAMLVSQETYFEASSTILTLVFGSKFLELKARLFANEKCLALESHEIHSVIVVENGKQIEKHPKDVAIGSVVLVPNGAKIALDGVLLNHASVDASLISGEFKPLELGVNDQILGGYVNVGVPFSYQVSANFQNSRLSCLLETLKKSFLEKPLIESSANKIADIFSKAVLFLAFISFLLWQFGLGGNFEKALMVCISVLVISCPCAFALATPIALVIGVFKNPLIVFKEALFLETLAKVKKIFIDKTGTLTQKEVLLKEKIIYEEFDERLLKSLLKVREHLAHSAILKSLDGDEVNLEKIEFFAHGLKASYHNETLLVGSLKFLNAMGVNIKAKESANIMVGFVKNKTLCALFILEERLKANAKEVIQALQNKGLKLEILSGDNESSVKECAKKLGISKYHANLTPEDKAQIISSYKGVCAMVGDGNNDALALKQASVSLGFEKSALSKSACDILLLEEDLSLLEKAFYNAQKVYQVVLQNIVLSLIYNAILIPVAMLGYINPLIASLSMSASSLLVVLNSLRLKRF; encoded by the coding sequence ATGAAATGTTCGCATTGCCAGTTGGAATTTAAAGAAAGTGAGCTTTTTAAAGAAGTGATCAATCATAAAGAATTGTATTTTTGTTGCATGGGGTGCGCTAGGGTGTATGCGTTGTTATCAGATTTGAATTTAGAGAGCTTTTATGACAAATTAAACGATTCCACTTTAGCCCCCGTAACGCCCCAAAACTCAATGAGCGCTTTAGAATTAGAACAGGCTCTTGAAGAAAACCATAAGGGCGATTTTATCCTGAATCTTTTGCTGGAAAAAACGCATTGTAACGCTTGCTTGTGGCTCAATCAAAAGGTTTTAGAGCGCTTAAAAGGGGTTAAAAAAGTGAGCGTGAATTTCACCACCCACCATTTACAAATCGTGTTTGACCAGTCTTTAAACCCTAAAGAGATCGTTCAAAAAATTGAGAGTTTAGGTTATGGGGCTAAAATTTATAACGCAAAAAATTACGCTCTAAAAGCCCAAAAAGAGCAGCGCTCCTATTTACTCACTTTAAGCGTGGGGTTTTTTGCCACCATGAATTTGATGTTTATTGCAATTGCCAAATACGCAAGTTATGGCGCTGGCATGGATAAACTCATGCAAAGGAATTTGGATCTCGTATCGCTCTTTTTAAGCTTGTTGGTGTTAGTGGTTGTGGGGCGTTTTTTCATTAAGGGGGCATTTTATGGGCTAAAAAATGGCGTTTTGGGCATGGATTTGAGCGTGTCTTTTGGAGCACTATCGGCGTTTGTTTATTCCGTTTATGCCATGCTGGTGTCCCAAGAGACTTACTTTGAAGCGAGCAGCACGATTTTAACGCTTGTTTTTGGCTCTAAGTTTTTGGAATTAAAGGCCAGGCTGTTTGCGAATGAAAAATGCCTGGCCCTAGAATCGCATGAAATCCATAGCGTGATCGTTGTAGAAAATGGCAAGCAGATAGAAAAACACCCTAAAGATGTCGCTATAGGCTCTGTTGTTTTGGTGCCAAATGGGGCTAAGATCGCTTTAGACGGCGTGCTTTTAAACCATGCGAGCGTGGATGCGTCTTTGATCAGTGGGGAGTTTAAGCCTTTGGAATTGGGGGTTAATGATCAAATTTTAGGGGGTTATGTGAATGTAGGCGTGCCTTTTAGCTATCAAGTGAGTGCTAATTTTCAAAACTCACGCCTTTCTTGTTTGTTAGAAACTTTAAAAAAGAGTTTTTTAGAAAAGCCCTTAATTGAGAGCAGCGCGAATAAAATTGCGGATATTTTTTCTAAAGCGGTGTTGTTTTTAGCCTTTATAAGCTTTTTATTATGGCAATTTGGTTTGGGGGGTAATTTTGAAAAAGCCTTAATGGTGTGTATCAGCGTGTTAGTCATAAGCTGCCCTTGCGCGTTCGCTCTGGCTACGCCCATTGCGTTAGTGATAGGAGTGTTTAAAAACCCTTTGATCGTGTTTAAAGAAGCGTTGTTTTTAGAAACTCTGGCTAAAGTGAAAAAAATCTTTATAGACAAAACCGGCACGCTCACGCAAAAAGAAGTCCTTTTAAAAGAAAAAATCATTTATGAAGAATTTGATGAAAGGCTTTTAAAGAGCCTTTTAAAAGTGAGGGAGCATTTAGCCCATAGCGCGATTCTTAAATCACTAGATGGTGATGAGGTTAATTTAGAAAAGATAGAGTTTTTCGCCCATGGCTTAAAAGCGAGCTATCACAATGAAACCCTGCTAGTGGGGAGTTTGAAATTTTTAAACGCTATGGGGGTTAATATAAAGGCTAAAGAGAGCGCTAATATCATGGTAGGCTTTGTTAAAAATAAGACTCTATGCGCGTTATTCATTTTAGAAGAGCGTTTGAAAGCTAACGCTAAAGAAGTTATTCAGGCTTTACAAAATAAAGGCTTAAAATTAGAAATTTTAAGCGGGGATAATGAAAGCTCGGTTAAGGAGTGCGCGAAAAAATTAGGGATTTCTAAGTATCATGCCAATTTGACCCCTGAAGATAAGGCTCAAATCATCAGTTCTTATAAGGGCGTTTGCGCGATGGTAGGCGATGGCAATAACGACGCGCTAGCCTTAAAACAAGCGAGCGTTTCTTTAGGGTTTGAAAAAAGCGCTTTGAGTAAAAGCGCATGCGATATTTTGCTTTTAGAAGAGGATTTGAGTTTGTTGGAAAAAGCGTTTTATAACGCTCAGAAAGTCTATCAAGTGGTGTTGCAAAACATTGTTTTGAGCTTGATTTATAACGCTATTTTAATCCCAGTCGCTATGCTAGGATACATCAATCCTTTAATAGCGAGTTTGAGCATGAGCGCGAGTTCGCTCTTAGTGGTCTTAAATTCTTTGAGATTGAAACGCTTTTAA
- a CDS encoding CopD family copper resistance protein gives MDAIYPYVLVVHLLCAIIFIGYLFFDGVIFPNVKKMFGEEFANKANTGITQRAVKIMPLCVLGLVLTGGMMLSQYMGGDKGWCETPFQKILMLKVILASSIFLLVLFSLSCKFLGKKNPIGKYTHPIALTFGFLIAILAKTMWFV, from the coding sequence ATGGATGCGATTTATCCTTATGTATTGGTTGTTCATTTATTGTGCGCCATTATTTTTATTGGCTACTTGTTTTTTGATGGGGTAATTTTCCCTAATGTGAAGAAAATGTTTGGCGAAGAGTTTGCTAATAAGGCCAATACAGGAATCACTCAAAGAGCGGTTAAAATCATGCCCTTATGCGTTTTAGGGCTTGTTTTAACAGGGGGCATGATGCTTAGTCAATACATGGGGGGCGATAAAGGCTGGTGTGAAACCCCTTTTCAAAAGATACTCATGCTTAAAGTGATCTTAGCGTCAAGCATTTTTCTTTTAGTGCTTTTTTCTTTATCGTGTAAGTTTTTGGGTAAGAAAAACCCTATTGGTAAATATACCCACCCTATCGCTCTCACTTTTGGTTTTTTAATTGCTATTTTAGCCAAAACGATGTGGTTTGTTTAA
- a CDS encoding outer membrane protein, which yields MVFNFMTKKKSRMQNRKVCKNFNRKESVLIAQSLDISKKGSVILGALLSSLWLTNPLNAHEKNGAFVGISLEVGRADQKTNAYKNGGLFQVPFGDVSANDDGKVPVGQTGGCQPASGTPGTPGYTKANCVVNWTSRTMLSTNKSIPGRNQPMYGLGVMTGYKHFIGKKRWFGLRYYGFFDYGHTNFSNSRAANAISPFYLSDQKADMYTYGFGTDMLFNIIDKPKVTAGFFVGVNFAGNTWTNNRVGYFKDGYVYGVNTDANAYMTNADGTITCGDTTPASCNVGINPNSVYTTGKLNAKVNNTIFQFLVNVGIRTNIFEHHGIEFGIKIPTLPNHFFKGSTTIRAKKQGPLENGQSTTITGAETNFSLTQTLRRQYSMYLRYVYTF from the coding sequence GTGGTGTTCAATTTTATGACAAAGAAGAAAAGTAGGATGCAAAATCGTAAGGTTTGTAAAAATTTTAATCGTAAGGAATCTGTTTTGATAGCTCAATCTTTAGATATTTCTAAAAAAGGCTCGGTAATTTTAGGCGCTCTTTTGAGTTCGTTATGGCTGACAAACCCCTTAAATGCACATGAAAAGAATGGTGCGTTTGTGGGGATTAGCTTGGAAGTGGGTAGGGCTGATCAAAAGACAAACGCTTATAAAAACGGCGGGTTGTTTCAAGTGCCTTTTGGAGATGTTTCGGCTAATGATGATGGCAAAGTTCCTGTTGGGCAGACCGGTGGCTGTCAGCCAGCTTCAGGGACGCCAGGAACGCCAGGCTATACTAAAGCTAATTGCGTGGTCAATTGGACTTCTCGCACCATGCTTAGCACCAATAAAAGCATTCCTGGCCGTAACCAGCCGATGTATGGGCTAGGCGTGATGACAGGCTATAAGCATTTTATCGGTAAAAAGAGGTGGTTTGGGTTGCGTTATTACGGCTTTTTTGATTATGGGCATACCAATTTCTCTAACTCCAGAGCCGCTAACGCTATATCGCCTTTCTATTTGAGCGATCAAAAAGCAGACATGTATACTTATGGTTTTGGCACAGACATGCTTTTTAACATTATAGATAAGCCTAAAGTCACGGCTGGGTTTTTTGTAGGCGTGAATTTTGCGGGTAACACTTGGACTAATAATCGTGTGGGGTATTTTAAGGATGGGTATGTTTATGGCGTCAATACCGACGCTAACGCTTACATGACTAACGCTGATGGCACGATCACATGCGGGGACACGACGCCGGCGAGTTGTAATGTGGGGATTAACCCTAATAGCGTCTATACCACAGGAAAATTGAACGCTAAAGTGAATAACACGATTTTCCAATTTTTAGTGAATGTGGGCATTAGGACTAATATTTTTGAACACCATGGCATTGAGTTTGGTATCAAAATCCCCACGCTCCCTAACCACTTTTTCAAAGGCTCTACTACCATAAGAGCGAAAAAACAAGGTCCGCTAGAGAATGGCCAATCAACCACTATCACCGGAGCAGAAACCAATTTCAGCTTAACCCAAACCTTACGCCGTCAGTATTCTATGTATTTGCGCTATGTTTATACTTTTTAA
- a CDS encoding LptF/LptG family permease gives MRLFRFVGWYYFKYFLIVLLALELFFVGIDSLKYADKMPDSANMIILFFTYDILFALNYTLPISLLLAMVLFYIAFIKSNQYTALLSIGFSKCQILSPIFLISLFFTAVYVGLNATPFVYMEEKTQNLIYKDNSLSVSEHLLVKYNDDYVYFDKINPLLQKAQNIKVFRLKDKTLESYAESNEASFEGKYWILHDATIYEMPLSFELGANALNTTRLETFKTLKNFRPKVLDTIYQNKPAVSITDALLSLHALVRQNADTKKVRSFLYVFAILPFFVPFLSVLIAYFSPSLARYENLALLGLKFIIIALVVWGLFFALGKFSISGILIPEIGVLSPFFVFLALSLWYFKRLNKRL, from the coding sequence GTGCGTTTGTTTAGATTTGTGGGGTGGTATTATTTCAAATACTTTTTAATCGTGCTTTTAGCATTAGAATTGTTTTTTGTAGGCATTGACAGCCTAAAATACGCCGATAAAATGCCCGATTCTGCGAACATGATTATTTTATTTTTCACCTATGACATCTTATTCGCTCTCAATTACACCTTGCCCATTTCCTTGCTTTTGGCGATGGTTTTATTTTATATCGCATTCATTAAATCCAACCAATACACCGCCCTGCTCTCCATTGGCTTTTCCAAATGCCAGATTTTAAGCCCTATTTTTTTGATTAGTTTGTTTTTCACGGCTGTTTATGTGGGGTTGAATGCGACTCCTTTTGTGTATATGGAAGAAAAAACACAAAATTTAATCTATAAAGACAATTCTTTGAGCGTCTCAGAGCATTTGTTAGTGAAATATAACGATGATTATGTGTATTTTGATAAGATCAATCCCTTATTGCAAAAAGCCCAAAATATCAAGGTTTTTCGCCTAAAAGATAAGACTTTAGAATCTTATGCCGAGTCTAACGAGGCCTCTTTTGAAGGCAAGTATTGGATTTTGCATGACGCCACTATCTATGAGATGCCCTTAAGTTTTGAACTGGGTGCAAACGCTTTAAACACCACGCGTTTAGAAACCTTTAAAACGCTCAAAAATTTCCGCCCTAAAGTTTTAGACACCATTTATCAAAACAAGCCCGCAGTTTCTATCACAGACGCTCTTTTATCCTTGCATGCTTTAGTGCGCCAAAACGCAGACACGAAAAAAGTGCGCTCGTTTTTGTATGTGTTTGCGATTTTGCCCTTTTTTGTGCCGTTTTTAAGCGTTTTAATCGCTTATTTTTCGCCCAGTCTCGCCCGCTATGAAAACCTGGCTCTTTTAGGGCTAAAGTTTATCATTATCGCGCTCGTTGTTTGGGGGCTATTCTTTGCTTTAGGGAAGTTCAGCATTTCAGGGATACTCATTCCTGAAATAGGCGTGCTATCGCCCTTTTTCGTATTTCTAGCTCTGAGTCTTTGGTATTTTAAAAGGCTTAATAAGAGGTTATAG
- the pth gene encoding aminoacyl-tRNA hydrolase, protein MTLLVGLGNPTLRYAHTRHNAGFDILDSLISELNLSFAFSSKHNAYLCVYKDFILLKPQTYMNLSGESVLSAKNFYKTKELLIVHDDLDLDLGVVRFKNGGGNGGHNGLKSIDLLCSNSYYRLRVGISKGIGVIEHVLSKFHKNEEPLKNAVFEHAKNALKFFIESHDFNAMQNRFTLKKPLKIES, encoded by the coding sequence ATGACGCTTTTAGTAGGTTTAGGCAACCCTACTTTGCGTTACGCCCACACCAGACACAACGCTGGTTTTGATATTTTAGATTCGCTCATTAGCGAATTGAATCTTTCTTTCGCTTTTTCTTCCAAACACAACGCTTATTTATGCGTTTATAAGGATTTTATCTTACTCAAGCCCCAAACTTACATGAATTTAAGCGGCGAAAGCGTTTTAAGCGCTAAAAATTTTTACAAAACTAAAGAGCTTTTAATTGTCCATGACGACTTGGATTTGGATTTAGGCGTTGTGAGGTTTAAAAACGGTGGGGGGAATGGGGGGCATAATGGCTTAAAATCCATTGACTTATTGTGTTCTAATTCTTATTATCGCTTGAGGGTGGGGATTTCTAAAGGAATTGGTGTGATTGAGCATGTGCTTTCAAAATTCCACAAAAACGAAGAACCTTTAAAAAACGCTGTGTTTGAACATGCCAAAAACGCCTTAAAATTTTTTATAGAAAGCCATGATTTTAACGCCATGCAAAATCGTTTCACGCTTAAAAAACCTTTAAAAATAGAAAGTTAG
- a CDS encoding 50S ribosomal protein L25/general stress protein Ctc — translation MLEGVIRESITKANAKALKKDGYLIANVYGKGIENVNGAFKLNPFIKYLKEKKHLIFPVKLGDKTFEVVVQEYQKNPVTNELIHVDLLAVTKGVKSKFKVPIKHQGTPVGLKNKGILMISKKRISVECAPEHLPDHYLVDVAPLDVNESILVRDLEKHENVKILDHDSIAVIGVIKAK, via the coding sequence ATGTTAGAAGGCGTTATTAGAGAGAGTATTACTAAAGCTAACGCTAAAGCTTTAAAAAAAGATGGCTATCTAATCGCAAATGTTTATGGAAAGGGCATTGAAAATGTGAATGGCGCATTCAAATTAAACCCTTTCATTAAATACCTTAAGGAAAAAAAGCATTTGATTTTTCCGGTGAAATTAGGGGATAAGACTTTTGAAGTCGTGGTTCAAGAATACCAAAAAAACCCTGTTACTAACGAGCTTATCCATGTGGATTTACTCGCTGTTACTAAGGGCGTGAAGTCTAAGTTTAAAGTCCCCATCAAACACCAAGGCACTCCAGTGGGCTTGAAAAATAAAGGGATTTTAATGATCTCTAAAAAGCGTATTAGCGTGGAATGCGCTCCAGAGCATTTGCCCGATCACTATTTAGTGGATGTAGCCCCTTTAGATGTGAATGAGTCTATTTTGGTGCGCGATTTAGAAAAACACGAGAATGTTAAGATTTTAGATCATGATTCTATCGCTGTGATCGGTGTGATTAAGGCGAAGTGA